A window of Leclercia adecarboxylata contains these coding sequences:
- a CDS encoding glycoside hydrolase family 31 protein, with translation MKTLKNWTVEKQSANHLELLVDEQHRLCLYVLEQNLFRVLIKRKGKLALDRTWSIAPEQDVPWEGRRRDDLSGFTCPAWTLTQQDGVLTVASEQLRVTVHQPLWLEWHYRNEAGEWQPLVNDRPTSAYLLNAHGDGAAHYLSRRKDERFYGLGEKAGDLQRNGKRYEMRNLDAMGYNAASTDPLYKHIPFTITRRDDVSYGLFYDNLSSCWLDLGNEIDNYHTAYRRWQAEAGDIDYYIFTGKRVLDVTKAFVRLTGKTLFGPKWSLGYSGSTMHYTDAPDAQNQLMNFIRLCEEHAIPCDSFQLSSGYTSINGKRYVFNWNYDKVPQPTVMSQAFHDAGLRLAANIKPCLLQDHPRYNDVAESGLFIRDSETDAPERSSFWDDEGSHLDFTNPQTVQWWQNGVTTQLLEMGIDSTWNDNNEFEVWDGEARCHGFGKEIAIKHIRPVMPLLMMRASMEAQQRFAPEKRPYLISRSGCAGMQRYVQTWSGDNRTNWDTLRYNTRMGVGMSLSGLFNVGHDVGGFSGDKPDAELFVRWVQNGVMHPRFTIHSWNDDATVNEPWMYPGVTPAIRSAIELRYRLLPYLYTLLWQAHADDEPMLRPTFLDHEHDAQTFEECDDFLLGRDLLVASVVEAGQRERRVWLPDNETGWYDFYTHAWYAGGQSIVLDAPLEKLPLLVRAGAGLPLSERITHVSADKDTSRELRLFPLKGVGTTSGLLFEDDGESWGYQSGNALWMEWEMVCDGATINLQINGRGDYRPAWKALKVSLPAGEKRTLRVNGVEGDEWVV, from the coding sequence ATGAAAACCCTCAAGAACTGGACCGTCGAGAAACAGTCTGCGAACCATCTGGAACTGCTGGTTGATGAGCAGCACCGCCTGTGCCTGTACGTGCTGGAGCAAAATCTGTTCCGGGTGCTGATTAAACGCAAAGGCAAACTGGCGCTGGACCGCACCTGGAGCATCGCCCCGGAGCAGGACGTGCCGTGGGAAGGCCGCCGCCGCGACGATCTGAGCGGCTTCACCTGCCCTGCCTGGACGCTGACGCAGCAGGACGGTGTGCTGACCGTTGCCAGCGAACAGCTCCGCGTCACCGTCCACCAGCCGCTGTGGCTGGAGTGGCACTACCGCAATGAGGCGGGCGAGTGGCAGCCGCTGGTGAATGACCGTCCGACCAGCGCGTACCTGTTAAATGCCCACGGCGACGGCGCGGCGCACTACCTGAGCCGCCGCAAGGATGAGCGTTTCTATGGTCTGGGGGAAAAAGCGGGCGATCTGCAGCGCAACGGTAAGCGCTACGAGATGCGTAATCTGGACGCGATGGGCTATAACGCCGCCAGCACCGACCCGCTGTACAAGCACATCCCCTTCACCATCACCCGCCGCGACGACGTGAGCTACGGTCTGTTTTACGACAACCTGAGCAGCTGCTGGCTGGATCTGGGCAACGAGATCGACAACTACCACACCGCCTACCGCCGCTGGCAGGCGGAGGCGGGCGACATCGATTACTACATTTTTACCGGCAAACGGGTGCTGGACGTCACCAAAGCCTTTGTGCGCCTCACCGGAAAGACGCTGTTCGGGCCGAAGTGGAGCCTGGGCTACAGCGGGTCGACCATGCACTACACCGACGCCCCGGACGCGCAAAATCAGCTGATGAACTTTATCCGCCTGTGCGAAGAGCACGCCATTCCGTGCGATTCGTTCCAGCTCTCGTCCGGCTATACCTCCATCAACGGCAAGCGCTACGTCTTTAACTGGAACTACGACAAAGTGCCGCAGCCGACGGTGATGAGCCAGGCGTTCCACGATGCCGGACTGCGGCTGGCCGCCAACATCAAGCCGTGCCTGCTTCAGGATCACCCGCGCTATAACGACGTGGCGGAAAGCGGCTTGTTCATCCGTGATTCAGAAACCGATGCGCCAGAACGTTCCAGCTTCTGGGATGACGAAGGCTCGCACCTCGACTTTACTAACCCGCAGACCGTGCAATGGTGGCAGAACGGCGTCACCACCCAGCTGCTGGAGATGGGCATCGACTCCACCTGGAACGACAACAACGAGTTCGAGGTGTGGGACGGCGAAGCGCGCTGTCACGGCTTCGGCAAGGAGATCGCCATCAAGCACATTCGTCCGGTGATGCCCCTGCTGATGATGCGCGCCTCAATGGAAGCCCAGCAGCGCTTCGCGCCGGAAAAGCGCCCGTACCTGATCTCCCGCTCCGGCTGCGCCGGGATGCAGCGCTACGTCCAAACCTGGAGCGGCGATAACCGCACCAACTGGGACACCCTGCGCTACAACACCCGCATGGGTGTGGGCATGAGCTTATCGGGACTGTTTAACGTCGGTCATGACGTGGGCGGGTTCTCCGGCGACAAGCCGGACGCGGAGCTGTTCGTCCGCTGGGTGCAAAACGGCGTGATGCATCCGCGCTTTACCATTCACTCGTGGAATGACGATGCGACCGTTAACGAGCCGTGGATGTATCCGGGCGTCACCCCGGCCATTCGCAGTGCCATTGAGCTGCGCTATCGCCTGCTGCCGTATCTCTACACCCTGCTGTGGCAGGCGCATGCCGATGATGAACCTATGCTGCGCCCCACCTTCCTCGACCACGAGCACGATGCGCAGACCTTTGAGGAGTGCGACGATTTCCTGCTGGGCCGCGACCTGCTGGTGGCAAGCGTGGTCGAAGCCGGGCAGCGCGAGCGCCGGGTCTGGCTGCCGGATAACGAAACCGGCTGGTACGATTTTTACACCCACGCGTGGTATGCGGGCGGCCAGTCGATTGTTCTCGACGCGCCGCTGGAAAAACTGCCGCTGCTGGTACGTGCCGGTGCCGGTCTGCCGCTCAGCGAGCGCATCACCCATGTGAGCGCTGACAAAGACACGAGCCGCGAGCTGAGACTGTTCCCGCTGAAAGGCGTGGGGACGACATCGGGCCTGCTGTTTGAAGACGACGGCGAAAGCTGGGGCTACCAGAGCGGCAATGCGCTGTGGATGGAGTGGGAGATGGTCTGCGACGGGGCAACCATTAACCTGCAAATCAACGGGCGCGGGGACTATCGTCCGGCGTGGAAAGCGCTCAAGGTATCGTTACCGGCAGGGGAAAAACGTACGCTGCGGGTGAATGGGGTTGAAGGGGATGAGTGGGTGGTATAG
- a CDS encoding efflux transporter outer membrane subunit has product MMIRRLSPLMLMLMLAGCAVGPDYQQPVPQTPTHWNDPGDRGVKSQAASSATNPRWWKTFADPQLDSLIERAIAGNLSLQQTVLRIAGAREQINQAGGAFFPAVNGNLQATRQQLGLEGELKSHGVYDQLDDVDPELRGALGPLTQPINLYQGSFDAQWELDLWGKVRRQVEAANAQQQAAIEQRNDALVSLEAEVARAWLQLRGAQSSIATLNTQIESAQQTLELTDSRQRGGLSPQMDVENARAQLGNLEAQLPQYEAQARQAMNGLAILLGKPPGALDGELQASKPLPALPEIVPTGIPSTLARRRPDVREAEANLHAATAQIGVSVAQLFPSVSLSGQFGLRNSEASWLTDWSSHFYSVGPQVSIPIFQGGRLVSSVKVARAQQGAAVLEYRQTVLTALGDVENALVSYRTDQKREAGLSKTIDALQNAFDLASSSYRQGIATFIDVLDAQRQLAQAQQQRDQARVQSALDLVALYKALGGGWEPYQEVRLPDYAVFGDAPRG; this is encoded by the coding sequence CTGATGATTCGACGTTTAAGTCCCCTGATGTTAATGCTGATGCTGGCGGGCTGCGCCGTGGGGCCTGATTATCAGCAGCCCGTCCCGCAGACCCCGACCCACTGGAACGATCCCGGTGACCGGGGCGTGAAATCCCAGGCCGCATCAAGCGCGACGAATCCCCGCTGGTGGAAGACCTTCGCCGATCCGCAACTGGACAGCCTGATTGAGCGCGCCATCGCCGGCAACCTGTCGCTGCAGCAAACCGTGCTGCGCATCGCCGGGGCGAGGGAGCAGATCAACCAGGCGGGCGGGGCTTTCTTCCCGGCGGTGAACGGCAATCTGCAGGCCACCCGGCAGCAGCTGGGGCTGGAGGGCGAGCTGAAATCCCACGGCGTCTACGACCAGCTGGACGATGTCGATCCTGAACTGCGTGGGGCGCTGGGCCCCCTGACCCAGCCGATCAACCTTTACCAGGGCAGCTTTGACGCCCAGTGGGAGCTGGATCTGTGGGGCAAGGTGCGTCGTCAGGTTGAGGCCGCCAACGCCCAGCAGCAGGCGGCCATCGAGCAGCGCAACGATGCGCTGGTGTCGCTGGAAGCGGAAGTCGCCCGCGCCTGGCTCCAGCTGCGCGGCGCGCAGAGCAGCATCGCTACCCTTAATACCCAGATCGAAAGCGCACAGCAGACCCTGGAGCTGACCGACAGCCGCCAGCGCGGCGGCCTGTCGCCGCAGATGGACGTGGAGAACGCCCGCGCCCAGCTTGGCAACCTGGAGGCGCAGCTTCCGCAGTATGAAGCCCAGGCGCGGCAGGCGATGAACGGCCTGGCGATCCTGCTAGGCAAACCGCCGGGGGCGCTGGACGGTGAACTTCAGGCCAGCAAACCGCTGCCCGCGCTGCCGGAGATTGTCCCTACCGGCATTCCTTCCACCCTGGCGCGACGCCGTCCGGACGTGCGGGAAGCCGAGGCGAATCTGCATGCGGCCACCGCGCAGATCGGCGTCTCGGTGGCGCAGCTGTTCCCCAGCGTCTCCCTCAGCGGCCAGTTTGGCCTGCGTAACAGCGAAGCCAGCTGGCTCACCGACTGGAGTAGCCACTTCTACAGCGTGGGGCCGCAGGTCTCTATTCCCATCTTTCAGGGCGGCCGGCTGGTCTCCAGCGTGAAGGTGGCCCGCGCCCAGCAGGGTGCCGCCGTGCTGGAGTATCGTCAGACGGTGCTCACCGCGCTGGGGGATGTGGAAAACGCGCTGGTCAGCTACCGCACCGACCAGAAGCGGGAGGCGGGATTAAGCAAAACTATTGATGCGCTGCAAAATGCTTTCGATCTGGCGAGCAGCAGCTACCGGCAGGGGATCGCGACCTTTATCGACGTGCTGGATGCCCAGCGCCAGCTGGCCCAGGCGCAGCAGCAGCGGGATCAGGCCCGGGTGCAGAGCGCGCTGGATCTGGTGGCGCTTTATAAAGCCCTGGGTGGGGGATGGGAGCCGTATCAGGAGGTGCGGTTGCCGGATTATGCGGTGTTTGGGGATGCGCCGAGGGGATGA
- a CDS encoding MFS transporter — MSQGINNPVATSKTRRVIKNLRWYVLVLFLMGVTVNYITRNSLGILAPELKESLGITTEQYSWIVGAFQIAYTIFQPLCGWLIDVIGLKIGFMVCAGIWALMCIFHAGAGSWLHLVILRFFMGASEAAATPANAKTIGEWFPKSERPVAAGWAGVGFSIGAMLAPPIIYFAHASFGWQGAFMFTGVLALLWVILWWAFYHNPEQHPNLSKDELAFIKQDNEPPAVKLPFLTALKTVSKNKRFYGIAIPAFMAEPAWAVLSFWVPLYLAKEHGMDLKQIAMFAWLPFLAADLGSVASGYLTRLYTRLFGCSRVNSVVASSVTGAFLMISLAVVAITRDPYITIVLISIGGFGHQIISCMLSALVVESFDKGQMATVNGMRGSAAWIASFLFSLLIGVTADKIGFNPLFIAMGFFDLIGAVFLVAFIAERRAKRA, encoded by the coding sequence ATGAGTCAGGGCATCAATAACCCCGTTGCGACCAGTAAAACCCGTCGCGTCATCAAAAACCTGCGCTGGTATGTGCTGGTTCTGTTCTTAATGGGTGTGACCGTTAACTACATCACCCGAAATTCGCTAGGTATTCTCGCGCCTGAGCTTAAAGAGAGCCTCGGGATCACCACCGAGCAATACTCCTGGATCGTCGGCGCGTTCCAGATTGCCTACACCATTTTCCAGCCTCTGTGCGGCTGGCTGATTGACGTCATCGGCCTGAAGATTGGCTTTATGGTCTGCGCCGGGATCTGGGCGCTGATGTGTATCTTCCACGCGGGTGCCGGAAGCTGGCTGCATCTGGTGATCCTGCGCTTCTTTATGGGCGCGTCTGAAGCGGCTGCCACCCCGGCGAACGCCAAAACCATCGGCGAGTGGTTCCCGAAATCGGAACGTCCTGTGGCTGCTGGCTGGGCAGGCGTGGGCTTCTCTATCGGCGCGATGCTGGCCCCGCCTATCATCTACTTCGCCCACGCCTCCTTTGGCTGGCAGGGTGCGTTTATGTTTACCGGCGTGCTGGCCTTGCTGTGGGTGATCCTGTGGTGGGCGTTCTACCACAACCCGGAGCAGCACCCGAACCTGAGCAAGGATGAACTGGCCTTTATCAAGCAGGATAACGAACCGCCTGCGGTCAAACTGCCCTTCCTGACCGCGCTGAAAACCGTCTCCAAAAACAAGCGCTTCTACGGTATCGCCATTCCGGCCTTTATGGCGGAACCGGCCTGGGCGGTGCTGAGCTTCTGGGTGCCGCTCTATCTCGCCAAAGAGCACGGCATGGATCTGAAGCAGATCGCGATGTTTGCCTGGCTGCCGTTTCTGGCCGCCGATCTCGGCAGCGTGGCGAGTGGTTACCTGACCCGTCTCTACACCCGCCTGTTCGGCTGCTCCCGCGTTAACTCGGTGGTGGCAAGCTCGGTGACCGGCGCGTTCCTGATGATCTCTCTGGCCGTCGTCGCCATTACCCGCGACCCGTACATCACCATCGTGCTGATCTCCATCGGCGGTTTCGGGCATCAGATCATCTCCTGCATGCTGAGCGCCCTGGTGGTTGAGTCGTTCGATAAAGGCCAGATGGCCACCGTCAACGGCATGCGCGGTTCGGCGGCGTGGATCGCCAGCTTCCTCTTCTCTCTTTTGATTGGTGTGACCGCCGACAAGATCGGCTTTAACCCGCTCTTTATTGCCATGGGGTTCTTCGACCTGATTGGCGCTGTTTTCCTGGTGGCATTTATTGCTGAACGTCGCGCCAAGCGCGCCTGA
- a CDS encoding DHA2 family efflux MFS transporter permease subunit, translating into MTDHSHENWRPASNPWAVAIVVTLAVFMEILDTTIVNVALPHVAGSLSASYDESTWVLTSYLVANGIVLPISAFLSRVFGRKQFFLICIVMFTVCSFLCGIATELWQIILFRIMQGFFGGGLQPTQQSVLLDYFKPEDRGKAFGLSSIAIIVAPVLGPTLGGWITDNYSWRWVFFINIPVGIVTVLAIYQLLEDPPWESKSKEKIPIDWTGIGLIALGLGCLQVMLDRGEDEDWFNSNFTRTFAVLTLIGIIGAIYWLLYAKKPVVDLHCMKDKNFAVSSLLMAGMAMILYGSSVVIPQLAQQDLGYTATWSGLVLSPGAILIVLTIPLVLKLMPIVQTRWIIAFGFSCLAVAFFWSRTLTPDIDFETLVLFRSAQSIGLGFLFVPLTTIAFISIPRQLNADAAALFTMFRNVAGSVGISLSTAAITERSQAHSAHLATHTSAFDEPFQQTLREMAQAVQNFTTQVGDPAGIATGRMYQVMIEQSRFLAYVDVFTILSAVALLLIPFCLLLSPVKSEGSAGAH; encoded by the coding sequence ATGACCGATCACAGCCACGAAAACTGGCGGCCCGCCAGCAACCCGTGGGCGGTGGCGATCGTCGTCACCCTCGCGGTGTTTATGGAGATCCTCGACACCACCATCGTCAACGTGGCGCTGCCCCACGTGGCGGGCTCGCTATCGGCCAGCTACGATGAATCCACCTGGGTGCTCACCAGCTACCTGGTGGCCAACGGCATCGTGCTGCCCATCTCGGCGTTTCTCAGCCGGGTTTTTGGCCGCAAACAGTTCTTTTTAATCTGTATTGTGATGTTCACCGTCTGCTCCTTCCTGTGCGGGATCGCCACCGAGCTGTGGCAGATCATTCTTTTCCGCATCATGCAGGGCTTCTTCGGCGGCGGGCTCCAGCCTACCCAGCAGTCGGTGCTGCTGGACTACTTCAAGCCGGAAGATCGCGGCAAAGCCTTTGGCCTGTCCTCCATCGCCATCATCGTCGCCCCGGTACTGGGGCCGACGCTCGGGGGCTGGATCACCGATAACTACTCCTGGCGCTGGGTGTTCTTTATCAACATCCCGGTGGGCATTGTGACCGTGCTGGCCATCTACCAACTGCTGGAAGATCCGCCCTGGGAGAGCAAATCAAAAGAGAAGATCCCCATCGACTGGACCGGGATCGGGCTTATCGCGCTCGGGCTGGGCTGCCTGCAGGTGATGCTTGACCGCGGCGAGGACGAAGACTGGTTTAACTCGAACTTTACCCGCACCTTTGCCGTGCTGACGCTGATCGGCATTATCGGCGCCATCTACTGGCTGCTGTATGCCAAAAAGCCGGTGGTGGATCTGCACTGCATGAAGGATAAAAACTTCGCCGTCTCCAGCCTGCTGATGGCCGGTATGGCGATGATCCTCTACGGCAGTTCGGTGGTGATCCCCCAGCTGGCACAGCAGGATCTGGGCTATACCGCGACCTGGTCGGGGCTGGTGCTTTCGCCCGGCGCGATCCTCATCGTCCTGACTATTCCGCTGGTGCTGAAGCTAATGCCCATCGTGCAGACGCGCTGGATCATCGCCTTCGGCTTTAGCTGTCTGGCGGTGGCGTTCTTCTGGTCGCGCACGCTGACGCCGGATATCGATTTCGAGACCCTGGTGCTGTTCCGCAGCGCCCAGTCGATCGGGCTGGGGTTCCTGTTTGTGCCCCTGACCACCATCGCCTTTATCTCGATCCCCCGGCAATTAAACGCCGACGCCGCGGCGCTCTTTACCATGTTCCGCAACGTGGCGGGATCGGTGGGCATTTCGCTCTCGACGGCGGCCATTACCGAGCGCTCGCAGGCCCACAGCGCCCATCTGGCTACCCATACCTCGGCGTTTGATGAGCCATTCCAGCAGACTCTGCGCGAGATGGCGCAGGCGGTGCAGAACTTCACCACCCAGGTGGGCGACCCCGCCGGTATCGCCACCGGACGCATGTACCAGGTGATGATCGAGCAGTCGCGTTTCCTGGCCTACGTGGACGTCTTTACCATTCTGAGCGCCGTGGCTCTTTTATTGATCCCGTTTTGTTTGTTGCTCTCGCCGGTTAAGAGCGAGGGGAGTGCAGGAGCACACTGA
- the ldtB gene encoding L,D-transpeptidase, producing the protein MNMKLTSLFAAAFAVVGFCKTASAVTYPLPTDGSRLVGQNQVVTIEEGNSQPLEYFAAEYQLGLSNMLEANPGVDPYLPKGGTVLNIPQQLILPDTVHEGIVINSAEMRLYYYPKGTNTVIVLPIGIGQLGKDTPMNWTTKVERKKAGPTWTPTAKMHAEYIAAGEPLPAVVPAGPDNPMGLYALYIGRLYAIHGTNANFGIGLRVSHGCVRLRNDDIKFLFENVPVGTRVQFINEPVKATTEPDGSRYLEVHNPLSTSEEQIDNNVTVPVTLTSSVQAVTGQPDVDATIVDQAIQNRSGMPVRLN; encoded by the coding sequence ATGAATATGAAATTAACTTCGCTTTTTGCGGCGGCGTTTGCCGTAGTAGGGTTTTGCAAGACCGCTTCTGCTGTCACCTATCCTCTGCCAACCGACGGTAGCCGTCTGGTGGGTCAGAACCAGGTTGTGACCATTGAAGAAGGCAACAGCCAGCCGCTGGAATATTTCGCAGCAGAATATCAGCTCGGCCTCTCCAACATGCTGGAAGCGAACCCGGGTGTTGACCCTTACCTGCCGAAAGGCGGTACCGTGCTGAACATTCCTCAGCAGCTGATCCTGCCGGATACCGTGCATGAAGGCATCGTCATCAACAGCGCCGAAATGCGTCTGTACTACTACCCGAAAGGCACCAACACCGTCATCGTGCTGCCAATCGGTATCGGCCAGCTGGGTAAAGATACCCCGATGAACTGGACCACCAAAGTTGAGCGTAAAAAAGCGGGCCCAACCTGGACCCCGACGGCGAAAATGCATGCTGAATACATCGCCGCGGGCGAGCCGCTGCCAGCCGTTGTTCCTGCTGGCCCGGATAACCCGATGGGTCTGTATGCCCTGTACATCGGCCGTCTGTATGCGATCCACGGCACCAACGCCAACTTCGGTATCGGTTTACGCGTGAGCCACGGCTGCGTGCGTCTGCGTAACGATGACATCAAATTCCTGTTCGAAAACGTGCCGGTTGGTACGCGCGTGCAGTTCATTAATGAGCCTGTAAAAGCGACCACCGAGCCGGATGGTAGCCGTTATCTCGAAGTGCATAACCCGCTGTCCACCAGCGAAGAGCAGATTGACAATAACGTGACTGTGCCAGTAACCCTGACCAGCAGCGTGCAGGCCGTCACCGGGCAGCCGGATGTGGATGCCACTATTGTGGATCAGGCGATTCAGAATCGTTCCGGGATGCCGGTTCGTTTGAACTGA
- a CDS encoding HlyD family secretion protein: protein MAEENHSSENTDNKETERKRPGKKPLIILGIVVIVMVIVALVWWFMTRNQETTDDAFTEGDAVTIAPKTSGYVTELRVRDNQRVKKGDLLVTIDPRDTAAQRDQAKAQLGLAEAQLHQAQAQLALSKVQYPAQRDEANANVIKAQADLANAQAEYRRQRGVDPRATTQQSIDAANAQLRSAQAQLASAKAQLEVASQVQLQIRQQETNVEARERQVEQARAQLETAELNLSYTEVRAPFDGYVTKRNVQTGTLVQAGTALFSLVSTDIWVVANFKESQLERMRPGNKVTLSVDAWPDLELEGHIDSIQQGSGSRFAAFPSENATGNFVKIVQRVPVKIVIDKGLDPNMPLPLGLSVEPKVTVE from the coding sequence ATGGCAGAAGAAAATCACTCCTCTGAAAACACCGATAATAAAGAGACTGAACGTAAACGCCCCGGCAAAAAGCCGCTGATTATTCTGGGCATCGTGGTGATCGTGATGGTTATCGTGGCGCTGGTATGGTGGTTTATGACCCGCAACCAGGAGACTACTGACGACGCCTTCACGGAAGGTGACGCCGTCACCATTGCGCCAAAAACCTCAGGCTATGTCACCGAACTGCGGGTGCGGGATAACCAGCGGGTGAAAAAGGGCGATCTGCTGGTGACCATCGATCCCCGGGACACCGCCGCCCAGCGCGATCAGGCCAAAGCCCAGCTTGGCCTTGCCGAGGCCCAGCTGCATCAGGCCCAGGCGCAACTCGCGCTCTCTAAGGTGCAATATCCTGCCCAGCGCGACGAAGCTAACGCCAACGTGATTAAAGCCCAGGCGGATCTGGCCAACGCCCAGGCAGAATACCGCCGCCAGCGCGGGGTCGATCCCCGCGCCACCACGCAACAGAGCATCGACGCGGCCAACGCCCAGCTGCGCAGCGCGCAGGCCCAGCTTGCCAGCGCCAAAGCCCAGCTTGAGGTCGCCTCCCAGGTGCAGCTGCAAATTCGCCAGCAGGAGACCAACGTCGAAGCCCGGGAACGTCAGGTGGAGCAGGCCCGCGCCCAGCTGGAAACTGCCGAGCTGAACCTCTCTTACACCGAGGTGCGCGCTCCCTTTGACGGGTATGTCACCAAACGCAACGTCCAGACCGGCACCCTGGTGCAGGCGGGCACCGCGCTCTTCTCCCTGGTCTCAACCGATATCTGGGTGGTCGCCAACTTTAAAGAGTCCCAGCTGGAGCGGATGCGCCCTGGCAATAAGGTGACGCTGAGCGTGGACGCCTGGCCGGATCTGGAGCTGGAAGGGCATATCGACTCCATCCAGCAGGGGAGCGGCTCACGCTTCGCCGCCTTCCCGTCGGAGAATGCTACCGGCAACTTCGTGAAGATCGTCCAGCGCGTGCCGGTGAAAATCGTTATCGATAAAGGGCTGGATCCAAACATGCCGCTGCCGCTCGGTCTGTCGGTTGAACCTAAGGTCACCGTGGAATGA
- a CDS encoding ABC-F family ATPase, which produces MLVTSNVTMQFGSKPLFENISVKFGGGNRYGLIGANGSGKSTFMKILGGDLEPTLGNVSLDPNERIGKLRQDQFAFEAFTVLDTVIMGHVELWEVKQERDRIYALAEMSEEDGYKVADLETQYGEMDGYSAESRAGELLLGVGIPVEQHYGLMSEVAPGWKLRVLLAQALFSNPDILLLDEPTNNLDIDTIRWLEQTLNERNSTMIIISHDRHFLNMVCTHMADLDYGELRVYPGNYDEYMTAATQARERLLADNAKKKAQIADLQSFVSRFSANASKSRQATSRARQIDKIKLEEVKASSRQNPFIRFEQDKKLFRNALEVEALTKGFDEGPLFKNFNLLLEVGEKIAIIGANGVGKSTMLKTLVGELQPDNGTVKWSENAQIGYYAQDHAEDFDNDLTVFDWMSQWKSEGDDEQVVRSFLGRLLFSQDDIKKPAKVLSGGEKGRMLFGKLMMQKPNILVMDEPTNHLDMESIESLNMALEMYQGTLIFVSHDREFVSSLATRVIEITPERVVDFSGNYEDYLRSKGIDN; this is translated from the coding sequence GTGTTAGTTACCAGCAACGTCACTATGCAGTTTGGCAGTAAGCCGCTGTTCGAAAACATTTCCGTCAAATTTGGCGGCGGCAACCGTTACGGCCTGATTGGTGCCAACGGTAGCGGAAAATCCACCTTCATGAAGATCCTCGGCGGCGATTTAGAGCCGACCCTGGGTAACGTTTCTCTCGATCCAAACGAGCGCATCGGTAAGCTGCGTCAGGATCAGTTCGCCTTCGAAGCGTTCACCGTGCTTGATACGGTGATTATGGGACACGTAGAGCTGTGGGAAGTGAAGCAGGAGCGCGACCGCATCTACGCGCTTGCCGAAATGAGCGAAGAAGACGGCTATAAAGTGGCCGACCTCGAAACCCAGTACGGCGAAATGGACGGCTACTCTGCCGAATCCCGCGCCGGTGAACTGCTGCTCGGCGTAGGCATCCCGGTTGAACAGCATTACGGTCTGATGAGCGAAGTCGCGCCAGGCTGGAAGCTGCGTGTTCTGCTGGCGCAGGCGCTGTTCTCCAACCCGGACATCCTGCTGCTCGACGAACCGACGAACAACCTGGACATCGACACCATTCGCTGGCTGGAGCAGACGCTGAACGAGCGTAACAGCACCATGATCATCATCTCGCACGACCGTCACTTCCTGAACATGGTCTGCACCCACATGGCCGATCTGGACTACGGCGAGCTGCGCGTTTACCCGGGCAACTACGACGAGTACATGACCGCCGCGACCCAGGCGCGCGAGCGTCTGCTGGCCGACAACGCCAAGAAAAAGGCGCAGATCGCCGATCTGCAATCCTTCGTCAGCCGCTTTAGCGCCAACGCCTCTAAATCGCGTCAGGCGACGTCCCGTGCCCGTCAGATCGACAAGATCAAGCTGGAAGAGGTTAAAGCCTCCAGCCGTCAGAACCCGTTCATCCGCTTCGAGCAGGACAAGAAGCTGTTCCGTAACGCGCTGGAAGTGGAAGCCCTCACCAAAGGCTTTGATGAAGGTCCGCTGTTTAAAAACTTCAACCTGCTGCTGGAAGTGGGCGAGAAGATTGCCATTATCGGCGCCAACGGCGTGGGTAAATCCACCATGCTGAAGACCCTGGTGGGTGAGCTTCAGCCTGACAACGGCACCGTGAAATGGTCCGAGAATGCGCAGATTGGTTACTACGCCCAGGATCACGCCGAAGATTTCGACAACGACCTGACCGTTTTCGACTGGATGAGCCAGTGGAAATCCGAAGGCGACGACGAGCAGGTGGTGCGCAGCTTCCTGGGCCGTCTGCTGTTCAGCCAGGACGACATCAAAAAGCCGGCCAAAGTGCTCTCCGGTGGTGAGAAGGGCCGTATGCTGTTCGGCAAGCTGATGATGCAGAAACCCAATATTCTGGTTATGGACGAACCCACCAACCACCTGGATATGGAATCGATCGAATCGCTGAACATGGCGCTGGAGATGTATCAGGGCACCCTGATCTTCGTCTCGCACGACCGTGAGTTCGTGAGCTCCCTGGCGACCCGCGTGATTGAAATTACGCCGGAGCGCGTGGTGGACTTCAGCGGTAACTATGAAGATTATCTGCGCAGCAAAGGCATCGACAACTAA